From the Gordonia bronchialis DSM 43247 genome, one window contains:
- a CDS encoding cupin domain-containing protein has protein sequence MSASGLPDWATGLGLQPHPEGGWFAETWRSTLTIPNSVLPEVYSGNRSAGTAIYFLLLAGEQSGWHTVRSAEIWLYHRGSPVALDLGGDGDVPGDPTTILVGPDLSAGHQPQVVVPPGRWQRARPAADEPALVSCIVVPGFDFEDFWLA, from the coding sequence ATGAGCGCATCAGGTTTGCCCGACTGGGCTACCGGCCTCGGTCTGCAGCCCCATCCCGAAGGTGGCTGGTTTGCCGAGACCTGGCGGAGCACGCTGACGATCCCGAACAGTGTTCTACCCGAGGTGTATTCGGGAAACCGATCGGCCGGGACCGCCATCTACTTCCTGTTGTTGGCGGGTGAACAGTCGGGATGGCACACGGTCCGCAGCGCCGAGATCTGGTTGTATCACCGGGGTTCACCGGTGGCACTCGATCTCGGTGGTGATGGCGATGTCCCCGGTGACCCGACGACGATCCTCGTCGGTCCTGACCTGTCGGCCGGTCACCAACCGCAGGTGGTGGTGCCACCCGGTCGGTGGCAGCGTGCGCGTCCGGCCGCCGACGAACCGGCGTTGGTGAGCTGTATTGTGGTGCCCGGCTTCGACTTCGAGGATTTCTGGCTCGCTTGA
- a CDS encoding peptidyl-tRNA hydrolase has protein sequence MSGPEPDTAALTDDYRRLVDYVGGHDDPEDPADVLGVQMVLRIEKTDPPDRAALLVAAARAVALLCLDDRAGGDGPWAAPMDAWCDARIRKIARRARGGQWAAAQEVWGVTVGAGTVQARALVPGRVGDVDRRIARLQIGGTEVDGELPTHADGPGVVLWTNPGLEMTVGKLAAQVGHGAMLAVKLLTLEQSASWRAADCPLSVCQAEPGRWTELLAADAAGRAIAVRDAGFTEIAPGSVTVIAEVRT, from the coding sequence GTGTCCGGTCCGGAGCCGGATACGGCTGCGCTGACCGACGATTACCGTCGGCTGGTCGACTACGTCGGTGGCCACGACGATCCCGAGGACCCGGCCGACGTACTGGGCGTGCAGATGGTGCTGCGTATCGAGAAGACCGACCCGCCCGACCGTGCCGCATTGCTGGTGGCGGCGGCCCGCGCGGTCGCCCTGCTGTGTCTCGACGACCGCGCCGGCGGCGACGGACCGTGGGCGGCACCCATGGACGCCTGGTGCGATGCCCGCATTCGCAAGATCGCGCGACGTGCCCGCGGTGGACAATGGGCTGCCGCACAGGAGGTCTGGGGTGTCACGGTCGGTGCGGGGACGGTGCAGGCACGTGCCCTGGTGCCCGGGCGGGTGGGTGACGTGGACCGTCGCATCGCGCGTCTGCAGATCGGCGGAACCGAGGTGGACGGTGAGTTGCCCACGCACGCAGACGGACCCGGCGTGGTGCTGTGGACCAACCCGGGTCTGGAGATGACCGTCGGCAAACTGGCCGCGCAGGTCGGACACGGCGCCATGCTCGCGGTGAAGCTTCTGACGCTGGAACAGTCCGCCTCGTGGCGGGCGGCGGATTGTCCGTTGAGCGTGTGCCAGGCCGAACCCGGCCGGTGGACCGAGCTGCTCGCCGCCGATGCGGCCGGTCGCGCGATCGCGGTGCGCGACGCCGGTTTCACCGAGATCGCCCCGGGCTCGGTCACGGTGATCGCGGAGGTCCGGACATGA
- the serB gene encoding phosphoserine phosphatase SerB — protein sequence MANHSGTSLDATTVLITVTGPDKPGVTKALMAALSGQDVSLLDVEQVVIRGRLTLGVLVSVTSDPEDVQDVVEQAMASVGIDVAVEVGAATAGQAPSSHAVVLLGSPVTPRAFSAVAAELAGQGGNIDSIRGIADYPLTGLELMVSVQGRADVAADAALRKGLAAVASRHSVDIAVERGGLARRAKRLIVFDVDSTLIQGEVIEMLAAHAGREAEVAAVTERAMRGELDFTQSLHERVAALAGLDAAVVDEVAASLELTPGARTTIRTLHRLGYHCGLVSGGFRQVIDGLAHELELDFVRANTLEIVDGHLTGRVIGEVVDRAGKARALRTFADQVGVPMEQTVAVGDGANDIDMLSVAGLGIAFNAKPALREVADAALSHPFLDAVLFILGVTRDEIEAADAADGVLRRVPLQ from the coding sequence GTGGCGAACCATTCGGGGACATCTCTCGACGCAACCACCGTTCTCATCACCGTCACCGGTCCGGACAAACCGGGTGTCACCAAGGCGCTGATGGCGGCCCTGTCCGGGCAGGATGTCAGTCTGCTCGATGTGGAGCAGGTGGTCATCCGCGGTCGTCTGACGCTGGGTGTGCTGGTCTCGGTGACCAGTGATCCCGAAGACGTGCAGGACGTTGTCGAACAGGCCATGGCCTCGGTCGGCATCGACGTGGCCGTGGAGGTCGGCGCCGCTACGGCCGGGCAGGCCCCGTCCAGCCACGCCGTGGTGCTTCTCGGGAGTCCGGTGACCCCGCGCGCGTTCAGTGCGGTCGCGGCCGAACTCGCCGGGCAGGGGGGCAACATCGACTCGATCCGCGGCATCGCCGACTATCCGCTCACCGGCCTCGAACTCATGGTGAGCGTGCAGGGTCGTGCCGATGTGGCGGCCGACGCCGCGCTGCGCAAGGGCCTCGCCGCGGTCGCCTCGCGCCATTCGGTGGACATCGCGGTGGAGCGCGGCGGCCTGGCCCGACGGGCCAAGCGGCTCATCGTCTTCGACGTGGATTCGACGCTCATCCAGGGTGAGGTCATCGAGATGCTCGCCGCCCACGCCGGCCGTGAGGCCGAGGTCGCGGCGGTGACCGAACGAGCCATGCGCGGTGAACTCGACTTCACCCAGTCATTGCACGAGCGGGTGGCGGCGCTGGCCGGACTCGATGCCGCCGTCGTCGACGAGGTCGCGGCGTCGCTGGAACTCACCCCGGGGGCGCGGACCACCATCCGGACCCTGCACCGGCTCGGCTATCACTGTGGACTCGTGTCCGGTGGCTTCCGGCAGGTCATCGACGGACTTGCCCACGAACTCGAACTCGACTTCGTGCGCGCCAACACGCTGGAGATCGTCGACGGTCATCTCACCGGCCGGGTGATCGGTGAGGTGGTGGACCGGGCGGGCAAGGCGCGCGCACTGCGCACCTTCGCCGACCAGGTGGGCGTGCCGATGGAGCAGACGGTTGCCGTCGGCGACGGTGCCAACGACATCGACATGCTCTCGGTGGCCGGACTGGGTATCGCGTTCAACGCCAAACCGGCGCTGCGCGAGGTGGCCGACGCCGCGCTGAGCCACCCGTTCCTCGACGCCGTCCTTTTCATCCTCGGTGTCACCCGTGACGAGATCGAGGCGGCCGACGCGGCAGACGGTGTCCTGCGGCGTGTGCCGCTGCAGTGA
- the ctaD gene encoding aa3-type cytochrome oxidase subunit I, which translates to MTAVDQPTTQVAPVRPFPERYQPKGSFFYKLITTTDHKLIGMMYITACFAFFLIGGLMALLMRGELAHPGMQFLSTEQFNQLFTMHGTVMLLMYATPIVIGFANFVLPLQIGSPDVAFPRLNAMGFWLFVFGSTVAVGGFITPGGAADFGWTAYTPLTDAVHSPGVGADLWIMGLGVSGLGTILGAVNMVTTVVCLRCPGMTMFRMPIFTWNILVTSVLILLIFPLLTAALLGLEVDRQFGAHLYDPANGGVILWQHLFWFFGHPEVYVIALPFFGIVSEVFPVFSRKPIFGYSGLVYATLAIAALSVAVWAHHMYVTGAVLLPFFSFMTFLIAVPTGVKFFNWIGTMWRGHITFESPMLFSVGFIVTFLFGGLTGVLLASPPLDFHLSDSYFVVAHFHYVLFGTIVFATYAGIYFWFPKMTGRMLDEGLGKWHFWLTFIGFHTTFLVQHWLGNEGMPRRYADYLPSDGFTTLNMVSTLGAFILGLSTLPFLWNVFRSYRYGEVVTTDDPWGFGNSLEWATSCPPPRHNFTELPRIRSERPAFELHYPHMVERMRAEAHVGPGHGHDSKVVEDKRRDPLTTGGHEASGDRDPS; encoded by the coding sequence GTGACCGCGGTAGACCAGCCCACCACCCAAGTGGCTCCAGTGCGTCCGTTTCCGGAGCGCTATCAGCCCAAGGGGTCGTTCTTCTACAAGCTGATCACCACAACCGATCACAAGTTGATCGGCATGATGTACATCACCGCCTGCTTCGCGTTCTTCCTCATCGGCGGCCTCATGGCCCTGCTGATGCGTGGCGAGCTGGCACACCCCGGCATGCAGTTCCTGTCGACGGAACAGTTCAACCAGCTGTTCACGATGCACGGCACCGTGATGCTGCTGATGTACGCGACACCCATCGTGATCGGCTTCGCCAACTTCGTCCTGCCGCTGCAGATCGGTTCGCCCGACGTGGCCTTCCCCCGCCTCAACGCGATGGGGTTCTGGTTGTTCGTCTTCGGCTCGACCGTCGCCGTCGGTGGATTCATCACCCCCGGTGGTGCCGCCGACTTCGGCTGGACCGCCTACACCCCGCTGACCGACGCGGTGCACTCGCCCGGCGTCGGCGCCGACCTGTGGATCATGGGCCTCGGTGTCTCGGGTCTGGGCACCATCCTCGGTGCGGTCAACATGGTCACCACCGTGGTCTGTCTGCGCTGCCCGGGTATGACGATGTTCCGGATGCCGATCTTCACCTGGAACATCCTGGTGACCAGCGTCCTGATTCTCCTGATCTTCCCGCTGCTGACCGCTGCGCTGCTGGGTCTGGAGGTCGACCGGCAGTTCGGCGCCCACCTCTACGACCCCGCCAACGGTGGCGTGATCCTGTGGCAGCACCTGTTCTGGTTCTTCGGTCACCCCGAGGTATACGTCATCGCACTGCCGTTCTTCGGCATCGTGTCCGAGGTGTTCCCGGTGTTCAGCCGTAAGCCGATCTTCGGGTACTCCGGCCTGGTCTATGCAACGCTCGCGATCGCCGCGCTGTCGGTGGCGGTGTGGGCTCACCACATGTACGTGACCGGCGCGGTGCTGCTGCCGTTCTTCTCCTTCATGACGTTCTTGATCGCCGTACCGACCGGTGTGAAGTTCTTCAACTGGATAGGCACGATGTGGCGAGGGCACATAACCTTCGAATCGCCGATGCTGTTCTCCGTCGGCTTCATCGTGACGTTCCTCTTCGGTGGCCTGACCGGTGTGCTGCTTGCGAGCCCGCCGCTGGACTTCCATCTGTCCGACAGCTACTTCGTGGTCGCGCACTTCCACTACGTGCTCTTCGGCACGATCGTGTTCGCCACCTACGCCGGCATCTACTTCTGGTTCCCCAAGATGACCGGGCGCATGCTCGACGAGGGACTGGGCAAGTGGCACTTCTGGCTGACCTTCATCGGCTTCCACACCACGTTCCTGGTGCAGCACTGGCTGGGTAACGAGGGCATGCCGCGTCGGTACGCCGACTACCTGCCGTCGGACGGGTTCACCACGCTCAACATGGTGTCGACGCTGGGCGCGTTCATCCTCGGCCTGTCGACCCTGCCGTTCCTGTGGAACGTCTTCCGCAGCTACCGCTACGGCGAGGTCGTCACCACCGACGACCCGTGGGGCTTCGGCAACTCGCTCGAGTGGGCCACCAGCTGCCCGCCGCCGCGGCACAACTTCACCGAGCTGCCCCGCATCCGTTCGGAGCGACCGGCGTTCGAGCTGCACTACCCGCACATGGTCGAGCGGATGCGTGCCGAGGCACACGTCGGCCCCGGCCACGGGCACGACAGCAAGGTCGTCGAGGACAAGCGGCGTGACCCGTTGACCACCGGTGGCCACGAGGCATCCGGGGATCGCGACCCGAGCTGA
- a CDS encoding ABC transporter substrate-binding protein, with protein MRFRRAVAVVALIVAATMLAACAEDDTLRTPDGRPISTSTTRIAEVNLVTPERDFSKTCLQPTAPDAGQPDVSRIVVTDPALLDAVCALGIGPKVVAVTAAPGSVMTYLGPQLTSVPAIGTTPDAAAVADAKPDVILTSPATASSATAFAGVRTVSVAPGTWQEQFQAVADGLGRSESGVRLLKQFTTRATNAGRWADAAHTWVSLVRFTDDEMEQIAGNSTFAGQILAMMGAQRPPSQRGAESFTVTDKNFRDADGDLIYVSFQGPKGLDHGKQVLLSDRWLDLGAPTWKRVLAVDDDVWYGTSGLAAAWLVLYDVRGSLADGSSANY; from the coding sequence ATGCGGTTCCGGAGAGCCGTCGCGGTCGTCGCACTGATCGTCGCGGCCACGATGCTGGCCGCGTGCGCCGAGGACGACACCCTGCGCACCCCGGACGGCCGGCCGATCTCGACGTCGACCACCCGGATCGCCGAGGTCAACCTGGTGACCCCGGAACGCGACTTCTCCAAGACCTGTCTGCAACCGACCGCCCCCGACGCCGGGCAACCCGACGTCAGTCGGATCGTGGTGACCGATCCCGCCCTGCTCGACGCCGTGTGTGCGCTGGGCATCGGACCCAAGGTCGTCGCGGTCACCGCCGCGCCCGGCAGCGTGATGACCTACCTGGGACCTCAGCTGACCTCGGTGCCCGCCATCGGCACCACCCCGGACGCCGCGGCGGTGGCCGACGCGAAACCCGACGTGATCCTGACCAGCCCGGCGACCGCGTCGTCGGCCACCGCGTTCGCGGGGGTGCGGACGGTCAGCGTCGCGCCGGGCACCTGGCAGGAACAGTTCCAGGCGGTCGCCGACGGGCTGGGCCGCAGTGAATCGGGTGTTCGGCTGCTCAAGCAGTTCACCACCCGGGCGACCAATGCGGGGCGCTGGGCGGATGCCGCGCACACCTGGGTCTCGCTGGTGCGGTTCACCGACGACGAGATGGAACAGATCGCCGGGAACAGCACCTTCGCCGGCCAGATCCTCGCCATGATGGGCGCCCAGCGGCCACCGTCGCAGCGCGGCGCCGAGTCGTTCACCGTGACCGACAAGAATTTCCGGGACGCCGACGGCGACCTCATCTACGTTAGTTTCCAAGGGCCCAAGGGCCTCGACCACGGCAAGCAGGTATTACTCAGCGACCGCTGGCTCGATCTCGGTGCGCCCACCTGGAAGCGCGTGCTCGCCGTCGACGACGACGTCTGGTACGGCACCTCGGGACTCGCCGCGGCCTGGCTGGTGCTCTACGACGTGAGAGGTTCACTGGCAGATGGGTCCTCGGCAAACTACTGA
- a CDS encoding isocitrate lyase/PEP mutase family protein: MGPRQTTDLITQATALRELHRPGDPGVFPTVWDAWSAALAQSAGFAALTVGSHPVADSIGRSDNEGMTFDELLTRVAQIADAVSLPLSVDIESGYGESPDRLIDGLLGVGAVGLNIEDTVHSEGGRLREAAEHADLVGALRAAADSAGVPVVINARTDLFIKQVGDEADRVDRAIERLRLCADAGARSLYPVGRHSDDVQRRLTSELPLPVNAIAVPALDSLAHFAELGVGRISFGPLWQADLAERSKELLGRWR; this comes from the coding sequence ATGGGTCCTCGGCAAACTACTGATCTCATCACGCAGGCCACGGCGCTGCGCGAACTCCACCGGCCCGGCGACCCCGGGGTGTTCCCCACCGTGTGGGACGCCTGGTCGGCCGCGCTGGCCCAGTCCGCTGGGTTCGCCGCACTCACCGTGGGCAGCCACCCGGTGGCCGACTCGATCGGGCGCTCCGACAACGAGGGCATGACCTTCGACGAGTTGCTCACCCGGGTGGCGCAGATCGCCGACGCCGTCAGCCTCCCCTTGTCGGTCGACATCGAATCCGGATATGGGGAGTCGCCCGATCGCCTCATCGACGGACTCCTCGGTGTCGGGGCCGTCGGACTCAACATCGAGGACACCGTCCACTCCGAGGGCGGACGCCTGCGCGAAGCGGCCGAGCACGCCGACCTCGTGGGCGCACTGCGTGCCGCCGCCGACTCCGCCGGCGTGCCTGTCGTCATCAACGCCCGCACCGACCTGTTCATCAAACAGGTCGGTGACGAGGCCGACCGTGTGGACCGCGCCATCGAACGTCTCCGGCTGTGCGCCGATGCCGGTGCCAGATCCCTCTACCCCGTCGGCCGGCACTCCGACGACGTGCAGCGGCGCCTGACGTCCGAATTGCCGTTGCCGGTGAACGCCATCGCCGTACCCGCACTCGATTCGCTCGCCCACTTCGCCGAGCTCGGCGTCGGCCGCATCAGTTTCGGTCCGCTGTGGCAGGCCGATCTCGCCGAGCGCAGCAAGGAACTTCTCGGGCGCTGGCGGTGA
- a CDS encoding beta-class carbonic anhydrase has translation MSVTDEYLANNAEFAKTFSGPLPLPPSRHVAVVACMDARLDVYRILGLDDGEAHVIRNAGGVITDDEIRSLAISQRLLGTTEIILIHHTDCGMLTFTDDEFKREIQNEIGQKPNWAAESFTDLDEDVRQSLNRIRNSPFITKTSSLRGFVFDVATGKLNEVAA, from the coding sequence ATGTCTGTCACCGACGAGTACCTGGCCAACAACGCCGAATTCGCCAAGACCTTCTCCGGCCCGCTCCCGCTGCCGCCGAGCCGGCACGTCGCCGTGGTCGCCTGCATGGACGCGCGTCTCGATGTGTACCGCATCCTCGGCCTCGACGACGGCGAAGCGCACGTCATCCGCAACGCGGGCGGTGTCATCACCGACGACGAGATCCGTTCACTCGCGATCAGCCAGCGACTGCTGGGCACCACCGAGATCATCCTGATCCACCACACCGACTGCGGGATGCTCACCTTCACCGACGACGAGTTCAAGCGCGAGATCCAGAACGAGATCGGCCAGAAGCCGAACTGGGCCGCCGAGTCGTTCACCGACCTCGACGAGGATGTCCGCCAGTCCCTCAACCGGATTCGCAACAGCCCGTTCATCACCAAGACCAGCTCGCTGCGCGGATTCGTCTTCGACGTGGCGACCGGAAAGCTCAACGAGGTCGCGGCCTGA
- a CDS encoding PPOX class F420-dependent oxidoreductase, whose amino-acid sequence MATTVPEGYGDLLERPVVGVLSTVGADGVPNATPMWFQWDGTYLRFTHTKARKKIRNLQGNPNYSFVITDPDNPYRYLEVRGTLESVEDDPTGSFYVVLGKRYGNPDQEAPPDAADRVILSLNADYFGKK is encoded by the coding sequence ATGGCCACAACAGTTCCCGAAGGATATGGTGACCTGCTCGAGCGCCCGGTCGTCGGCGTACTCAGCACGGTCGGAGCCGATGGTGTCCCCAACGCGACACCCATGTGGTTCCAATGGGATGGAACGTATCTGCGCTTCACCCACACCAAGGCACGCAAGAAGATCCGCAATCTGCAGGGCAATCCGAACTACTCGTTCGTGATCACCGACCCGGACAACCCGTACCGTTATCTCGAGGTCCGCGGCACACTGGAATCGGTGGAGGACGACCCGACCGGATCGTTCTACGTGGTGCTCGGTAAGCGGTACGGCAACCCCGACCAGGAGGCACCACCGGATGCCGCCGACCGCGTGATCCTGTCGCTGAATGCAGACTATTTCGGCAAGAAGTAA
- a CDS encoding DEAD/DEAH box helicase, whose product MQTISARSKHPATASADAPATLHLLWRTGVGMAAWVDDGEVTELAEPLADALHGRRFRREIAIVDAAGGRRFVAAATLGLTSAVAVLDASRSAAVAGDVRWYRYLLDGVRAVIGAGAVAPTVAHIAGEWVVRWQAIGTPTWRSWTAIVTGGAPAALIDNGGNDALLDFLAELVDHETRCAIGASVPRHGAPAPRSPIVRALLPEAAATAPCAPERLAAAASAWDRWNSGTQRDDHTLLFRLHEPESDEPDDWTGDDWGDEPDPVFADPADTARWRLQVCRRSVGGHVEPVAPHRLDAHELDEVTTALAAAVRSFPELSGADPDRASLDFLLPTPITEALFATGAAALGKAGFPVLLPRTIAEVRPTLGLRATPVPGGGAPAAMVGLREIRKFEWRLALGDSPAAITLTDADLDELSRQKGDLVRVRGVWMHAEGAALSRAAAFVVTQRALARDQAPADMGELFGMLTGATDHLPVPVTRVEGLSWLDDIATRGALTPRPLPSPPGFHAQLRPYQQRGVEWLAHLAAIGIGAVLADDMGLGKTVQVIAVECHDRATTGLPPTLIVCPMSVVGNWARELERFAPALRVWVHHGPNRLSGNAFDAEFDDVDVVLTTFSIASRDREMLAAHHWHRVVVDEAQHLKNVRTIAAKAVRAVPSAHRIALTGTPVENRLEDLRAVIDLVNPGLLGSASVFRSRFAEPIERDRDPAALQRLSALTRPFILRREKLDPDIAAELPEKVDITVRANLTVEQAGLYRAVIDELMEALRDKQQRALRRRNVLAALTRLKQICNHPAHYLADGTAMAPRGRHRSGKVELLADTLTTLIDEGDRALVFTQFAAFGEMLSGWLTDTLGTEIPLLHGGLGRSERDRMVAGFQGDDGPPVMLATLKAGGTGLNLTAANHVVHVDRWWNPAVEDQATDRAYRIGQDQRVDVHRFICVGTIEERIDDMITRKRELSQLTVAAGENWVSELDDAELFELFRLRDEAVSE is encoded by the coding sequence ATGCAGACTATTTCGGCAAGAAGTAAGCACCCGGCGACCGCGTCGGCCGACGCCCCCGCCACACTGCATCTGTTGTGGCGCACCGGCGTCGGTATGGCCGCATGGGTCGACGACGGTGAGGTCACCGAACTTGCCGAACCGCTGGCCGACGCCCTGCACGGGCGTCGCTTCCGCCGGGAGATCGCGATCGTCGACGCAGCCGGTGGGCGTCGGTTCGTCGCCGCGGCCACCCTCGGGCTGACGTCGGCAGTTGCCGTACTGGATGCGTCGCGCTCGGCGGCCGTCGCCGGCGACGTGCGCTGGTACCGCTACCTCCTCGACGGCGTCCGCGCAGTCATCGGTGCCGGCGCGGTGGCCCCGACCGTCGCCCACATCGCCGGTGAATGGGTCGTGCGGTGGCAGGCGATCGGCACACCTACGTGGCGCAGCTGGACGGCCATCGTCACCGGTGGCGCACCCGCCGCACTGATCGACAATGGCGGCAACGACGCCCTCCTGGACTTCCTCGCCGAGTTGGTCGACCACGAAACACGGTGTGCCATAGGCGCTTCTGTCCCGCGCCACGGCGCACCGGCGCCGCGATCCCCGATCGTGCGGGCGCTGCTGCCCGAGGCCGCGGCAACCGCACCCTGCGCGCCGGAACGACTCGCCGCGGCGGCCTCGGCCTGGGATCGCTGGAACTCGGGCACCCAGCGCGACGACCACACGCTGCTGTTCCGCCTCCACGAACCCGAGTCCGACGAGCCCGACGACTGGACCGGCGATGATTGGGGTGACGAGCCCGACCCGGTTTTTGCCGACCCGGCCGACACCGCCCGCTGGCGCCTGCAGGTGTGCCGACGCAGTGTCGGCGGGCACGTCGAACCCGTTGCGCCGCATCGCCTCGATGCCCACGAACTCGACGAGGTCACCACTGCACTCGCGGCAGCGGTGCGGTCCTTCCCGGAGCTGTCCGGCGCCGACCCCGATCGCGCCAGCCTCGACTTCCTGCTGCCGACGCCCATCACCGAGGCACTGTTCGCGACCGGGGCGGCCGCCCTCGGCAAGGCCGGATTCCCGGTGCTGCTGCCACGCACGATCGCCGAGGTACGACCCACCCTCGGACTGCGCGCGACACCGGTGCCCGGTGGCGGAGCCCCGGCCGCGATGGTCGGCCTGCGCGAGATCCGCAAGTTCGAATGGCGGCTCGCCCTGGGGGATTCACCCGCCGCCATCACCCTCACCGACGCGGATCTAGACGAATTGTCCCGCCAGAAAGGCGATCTCGTCCGAGTGCGTGGTGTCTGGATGCACGCCGAAGGTGCCGCTTTGTCCCGCGCGGCGGCCTTCGTGGTCACCCAGCGCGCCCTCGCCCGCGACCAGGCGCCCGCCGACATGGGCGAATTGTTCGGCATGCTCACCGGCGCAACAGATCACCTGCCGGTACCGGTCACCCGCGTCGAAGGGCTGTCCTGGCTCGACGACATCGCAACCCGCGGCGCCCTGACCCCTCGGCCACTACCGTCCCCGCCCGGATTCCACGCGCAATTGCGGCCCTATCAGCAACGAGGCGTCGAATGGCTGGCGCACCTCGCCGCGATCGGTATTGGAGCAGTCCTCGCCGACGACATGGGTTTGGGCAAGACCGTTCAGGTGATCGCCGTCGAATGCCATGACCGGGCCACAACCGGCCTGCCGCCGACGTTGATCGTGTGCCCGATGTCCGTCGTCGGGAACTGGGCACGCGAACTGGAGCGGTTTGCCCCTGCCCTGCGCGTCTGGGTCCACCATGGACCGAACCGATTGTCCGGCAACGCCTTCGACGCCGAGTTCGACGACGTGGACGTGGTTCTCACCACGTTCTCCATCGCGAGCCGCGACCGGGAGATGCTCGCCGCGCACCACTGGCACCGCGTCGTCGTCGACGAGGCCCAGCATCTCAAGAATGTGCGGACGATCGCGGCGAAGGCGGTGCGGGCGGTGCCGAGCGCACATCGCATCGCACTGACCGGGACGCCGGTGGAGAACCGGCTGGAGGATCTGCGGGCCGTCATCGATCTGGTCAATCCCGGATTGCTCGGCTCGGCATCGGTGTTCCGGTCCCGATTCGCCGAACCCATCGAGCGTGACCGCGACCCGGCGGCGTTGCAACGGCTGTCGGCCCTCACCCGGCCGTTCATCCTGCGCCGCGAGAAACTCGACCCCGACATCGCCGCCGAGTTGCCGGAGAAGGTCGACATCACGGTGCGCGCCAACCTCACCGTCGAGCAGGCCGGGCTCTACCGGGCGGTGATCGACGAACTCATGGAGGCGCTGCGTGACAAACAGCAGCGCGCATTGCGTCGCCGAAACGTGCTCGCGGCCCTCACGCGGCTCAAACAGATCTGCAATCACCCCGCGCACTACCTCGCCGACGGCACCGCGATGGCGCCGCGGGGCCGGCATCGTTCCGGCAAGGTCGAACTGCTCGCCGACACGTTGACGACCCTCATCGACGAGGGTGACCGCGCTCTGGTCTTCACCCAGTTCGCCGCCTTCGGCGAGATGCTCTCGGGCTGGCTGACCGATACTCTCGGGACCGAGATACCGCTGCTGCACGGCGGGCTCGGGCGATCCGAACGCGACCGGATGGTCGCCGGGTTCCAGGGTGACGACGGACCGCCGGTCATGCTCGCGACACTCAAGGCCGGCGGCACAGGCTTGAATCTGACCGCCGCCAATCATGTTGTGCACGTGGACCGGTGGTGGAATCCGGCGGTGGAGGACCAGGCCACCGACCGTGCGTACCGCATCGGCCAGGATCAGCGCGTCGACGTCCACCGGTTCATCTGCGTCGGCACCATCGAGGAACGCATCGACGACATGATCACCCGTAAGCGCGAACTCTCGCAGCTGACCGTCGCAGCCGGCGAGAACTGGGTGTCCGAACTCGACGATGCCGAGCTGTTCGAACTGTTCCGGCTGCGCGACGAGGCGGTGAGCGAATGA
- a CDS encoding SWIM zinc finger family protein: MSRRTGRGSIAVRGYALTPWSRAFVDVVEGRTGGGAPQSADSRHITKARRYFGDRHVHRLAIDPGRVTASVEGSQLDPFDVILSLREVDTATVARLLRDRSAVDELMSLTRGEQPRVLGELLVPTESADVASDCTCPDEAVRCIHALAVAYEVAAEIDRSPLTLLTLMGTDLRGLLDAVGDAPSRTVVDDGEATLPEPDYFGTGAPLPSLPTPPRMNPLTDLDSTDLRQALRATGVTPTDMAEAIDELGDLYDRIVEP; encoded by the coding sequence ATGAGCCGACGAACCGGTCGCGGTTCCATCGCCGTGCGCGGCTACGCCCTGACGCCCTGGTCGCGCGCCTTTGTCGACGTTGTCGAGGGCCGAACCGGTGGTGGCGCGCCCCAGTCAGCAGATTCGCGCCATATCACCAAGGCGCGCAGGTATTTCGGGGATCGTCACGTGCACCGGCTGGCCATCGATCCGGGTCGGGTCACCGCGTCGGTCGAGGGAAGCCAGCTCGATCCGTTCGACGTGATTCTCTCGCTACGAGAGGTGGACACCGCGACGGTGGCGCGGCTGCTGCGCGACCGCAGTGCCGTCGATGAGCTGATGTCACTGACGCGCGGCGAGCAGCCCCGGGTGCTCGGCGAGCTGTTGGTGCCGACGGAATCTGCCGATGTGGCGTCGGACTGCACCTGCCCCGACGAGGCGGTGCGCTGCATCCACGCGCTGGCCGTCGCCTACGAGGTGGCCGCCGAGATCGACCGGTCCCCGCTGACGCTACTGACGCTGATGGGGACCGACCTGCGTGGGCTGCTCGATGCCGTCGGCGATGCCCCGTCGCGAACCGTCGTCGACGATGGCGAGGCAACTCTGCCCGAGCCGGACTATTTCGGCACGGGCGCTCCCCTACCGTCGCTACCGACGCCGCCGCGGATGAATCCGCTCACTGACCTCGACAGCACCGACCTGCGTCAGGCGCTGCGCGCCACCGGCGTGACCCCCACCGACATGGCGGAGGCCATCGACGAACTCGGGGATCTCTACGACCGGATCGTCGAACCCTGA